Proteins from one Erythrolamprus reginae isolate rEryReg1 chromosome 6, rEryReg1.hap1, whole genome shotgun sequence genomic window:
- the PHLDA1 gene encoding pleckstrin homology-like domain family A member 1, with product MLESGGKPVKEGVLEKRSDGLLQLWKKKRCILTEEGLLLIPPKQEPAAASSPRADGETAVVTAKIKQLPFSTMKTVDCVERKGKYVYFTVVMAEGKEIDFRCPQDQGWNAEITLQLVQYKNRQAILAVKSTRQKQQHLVQQLGTRLRSSSNTA from the coding sequence atGCTGGAGAGCGGCGGCAAGCCGGTGAAGGAGGGCGTGCTGGAGAAGCGCAGCGACGGCTTGCTGCAGCTCTGGAAGAAGAAGCGTTGCATCCTCACTGAGGAAGGGCTTCTGCTCATCCCGCCCAAGCAGGAGCCGGCGGCGGCTTCTTCTCCTCGTGCCGACGGAGAGACGGCGGTGGTGACCGCCAAGATCAAGCAATTGCCCTTCTCTACCATGAAGACGGTGGACTGCGTGGAACGGAAGGGCAAGTACGTGTATTTCACGGTGGTGATGGCCGAGGGGAAGGAGATCGACTTTCGGTGCCCGCAGGATCAGGGCTGGAACGCCGAGATCACGCTGCAACTCGTACAGTACAAAAACCGGCAGGCCATCCTGGCGGTCAAGTCGACCCGGCAGAAGCAGCAGCACCTCGTCCAGCAGCTCGGGACCCGCCTTCGGAGCTCCTCCAACACCGCCTAG